A segment of the Larus michahellis unplaced genomic scaffold, bLarMic1.1 SCAFFOLD_34, whole genome shotgun sequence genome:
tgccccaggctgaaggcatcaggggcatgtctgggctgcagcacctcagctgtggcacatttgggcTCACAGCAAaattaccacaaaaaaaccaccttccATTTGGGCATACCTGAatggaggcaagaggaatcccacctcctggtGATTTGGGGTATTTGTGGGATGGAGGTAACTACCTTTAAACCCCAAAGACTGCAAACTCATTGTCTGAGATGAATCTCTTCCCTCCGAACAGGTAAAGGAGATTCCTCCCTAatattgtctgggtgtcctgtcagTTAATAAAACAACAAAGTTATTCTTAGACCTCCATCTCTGATTGATAAATGACAgtgctggaaagaagtgtctctgcccagctgagggagggaacatcagtggtgacttcatcctgtttcccagcaggttcccctggagccccagggacacctggagggagccccgagggggcagagaaagggctgccttgggctggtcctctgctgctgagctgggctgggctcctggcatggagggagctgatggcaagcgggcagcgctgcagagagacagctctgcccaggagcagctcctctgccaagcgcagcagggctgagggcactgcctgcaggcacccgagaggagccaggcacagagaggataaaggcagctgggagtgggaggagagttctgagctcgttctcggGGAAATCTTCACCCCTGTTgacacagtcagtctctggctgtggggcaatgcaggggggtctcctggagggatgttctagggctggctgagaggagctgtcaggatggctctcctggcttctctggtgtggagaaggaggccgtgcttccgagcagggatgccctgctgcaccatcgcagcgacagtgaaggagggctgccttctgcgagggactgtggcagggttttgaagacaggtgggtgtgcaggcaggggtgcccagggctgtccttgagagcagggtccctgcagcccagggctctgtgtgccggggcagggactctgctgcttgccagggtcagctctcagcctgcccaaggagttcccccccgagcgtctgtggggagaagctgtggggaaaaggagagactcccctcagggcagggtcctttggctctttttcgagtgtgtgctgtgtgggtcagggctgcccacagctgcagatctcccccagagcactggcagaggcagcatttccagaggaaagacaaggcaggggctgcctggaagatgaagacattgcagggtctgtgctctcagctgtctcctgagggaaaggagctgtcactggtccactgagggatcagcagatctgccagaaagctcacaaagtgccttcagcccctcctctccctacacacagcaccagcagcacctttgcttccagcatcaggctttctctcctctcctcctgaggagccacaaagagggagatggccctgggcagtgccctgctgccaggaggggtctgcagggcagagctgagcccccagcgggtgggatgggctgtgggagcagggacagggaggagacgtgggcacagagcagcagctcctggcaggggcagctccaggcagcagagacatgggcaagggctgggggaaactgccaacacacactggggagggggcgttcaggcatctctctgttggtccttcactggagacgtcttctgggtgttctctgctgggcaatgagctgactctcccctcagaacatctcatttcttggaccccagactctctgctttgcctgtcctgctgggcttgccagctgcccccagaaaggcagagctctcctgtgggatcctagggagggctgagcctttccttgGGGGTCGGTcactgtcctcgcagagtcctttgattgtctctgtgaggggttgtgtcctgctctctccatcacagctctaactctggtttgggaaagagaagaatttgtatatttgtccgttcaaacagtgctccgctgttcccatatgagttcagttatttgtttgggtttgttttttaagaggaatttgtgtgtgaagtcatcttcaaggcagcacaagcagaagcgcagggcagatggagaaaagactgatggacactgcagctctcctggctttgcactaaaccacagagattagagccctgtgtcctgtcctTTCTCAAGAcaccacattttcagtcataaaaatgaggatttcttcccctaaaaagaacagttaccagacgtgatggtagaaaatcaaaaacacacagaaaaggagactgtctttgctataaggcatctgtcctaattttttttctgtttttttcctcctttggacaaggcccccatgctaagaaagagcagatgtccaacagcagctccatcacccagttcctcctcctggcattcgcagacacacgggagctgcagctcttgcacttcgggctcttcctgggcatctacctggctgccctcctggccaacggcctcatcatcaccgccatcgcctgtgaccaccgcctccacacccccatgtacttcttcctcctcaacctctctgttcttgacctgggctccatctccaccactgtccccaaatccatggacAATTCACTCAGGAACACCAGGGCAATCTCCTACGCAggatgtgctgcccaggtctttctgtttttctttttcatttcagcagagtattttcttctcaccatcatggcctatgaccgctacgttgccatctgcaaacccctgcactacgggaccctcctgggcagcagagcttgtgtccacatggcagcagctgcctggggcagtgggtttctcaatgctctcctgcacacggccaatacattttccctgcccctctgccagggcaatgccctggaccagttcttctgtgaaatcccccagatcctcaagctctcctgctcacactccgactccctcagggaagttggacttgttgtggttagtgtctgtttagcatttggttgttttgttttcatcgtgctgtcctatgtgcagatcttcagggccgtgctgaggatcccctctgagcagggacggcacaaagccttctccatgtgcctccctcacctggccgtggtctccctgcttgtcagcactgccgtgtttgcctacctgaagcccccctccatctcttcccatgttctagacctggtgatggctgtgctgtactcagtggtgcctccagtagtgaaccccctcatctacagcatgaggaaccaggagctcaaggatgccctgtggaaattGATGACCAGatttggtttgagtttgtgattttggcattggttttctttgtataatgctgtccacaaagaagtgtcatcatttttgctgtttgtaattGTGCATCTACCTTAActtgtgaatcccacagacattgtaaaagaggaccagtgctctctgtgtctttaaacaaaagaaagaatcttctagcgacttgtttgcccaagatccttcctttgggacctgctctggagctgcagggctgtgcctgtgagcagaggtggaggggaaagggtctcagcacagcagcactgtcagggagcaccagccttgctcttttcagacttattctctttctgtttccacactctcctgctgagcgcaggtgttgctgtaaggaccgagtgctctggcagctcatactcctgctgtgtgctgtcctgtccccacaggcagggacaggcactgggcgcttctccggcagagctggcctccccaacagctcctccgtcacaccgtggcattgccgcagggcggtgcctgaaggctcaggccttcttccaaagttgctgtcaaggaaatgcccaggaaagcgccccgcaatcgaaaacacctgtgtgcagcttaactgtgtgagtgtccagggggggacaagcagcaggtccctcgcccagccagggctcctgggaaagacaggaaggaccagTAGAGCAGGTTCTTGTCAGGTCCTGTGTGTGCAGGACACCCCAGGGAAGCTTCCACAGGGCAATGGTCGCACACCTGGCTAGTAAAAACCACAGGAATGAGCATAAAGTGCATGTCGTGAGATTAACCCGAGTGACCACAAAACCCATCAGCTATTCCTGTGAGTTCCATGAAGGCCTGCGAGGCAcacagtgtctggaggtcacttcacttggagagtaacgtcccctgggaaaccccctgaatgcagcactgggatgggcttccttgaccccaggtccctgtgtccattcctcacgccgtggggcatctcagagaggtgccgagcagggagacacagcgcggggctgaggtgctgccggcctctgggagtggcaacaggaggccatggagtctgctgcagggcctctgcccgtgccagggaaggactcgtgcctctgaacagccctgccagcgccctgacagtgctgggtgtgactccaggaacagcctgtgtgcttctcCGTAAGAGACGAagacaaaataaggtgaaaaaaataatgggtcaaaataaaagtaagtagaaggagggaaaaatcatctaataaaagacattaaaaaaaaaaaagaaaaagcttaaaagcaaaggccacatgcagaagaaaaggcaaaccgaggaagatttttttctctatttcctatcagcagacaatgtcaagtcacctcctgggaggcaaggattcagtacatgtagcagtttttatggaagacaaatgggttaatagcgaatgtcctcccaattcctttctctcagcttttacggctgagaatgttgccacattgcatggaatatccctttggtcaattcagtaaagctgtcccatctatggcccatcccaaccacttgcccaccccgagtgtactacctttagaggaggttggagggaccCATGATAGAATGtattgtgttggaagggaccttgaaaggttatctagtccagcccccctgcagtaagcagggacatcttcaactagatcaggttgctcagagcctcatccagcctggccttgaatgtctccagggatggggcctccaccccctctctgggcaacctgggccagtgtctcaccaccctcagtggaaagaacttcttcctaatgtctaatctaaacctgccctgcactagtttaaaaccattgtccctcttcctattgctacatacccttgcaaatgtcgagccattgaccactaccctctggatgccatcatccaaccaattccacatccactgaacagtccatccattcaatccatatctctccactttagagagaaggatgttgtgggggaccgtttcaaaggccctacgaagccccgatatacaacatctgtagctcttccgctgtcgactgatgtggtcactccattgtagaaggcactagattggtcaggcaggacttgcccttggtgacgccatgctggctgtctcgaatcaccttgctgtcctccatatgccttagcatagcctctaggaggatctgttccatgatcttgccaggcacagaggtgaggctgacagggccgtagttcgcagggtcctcctttctaccctttttaaaaatggatctcatggtaacagcatcagaaaaaaaaaatccaatcaaaacaaaaacagaaaaaaaagcccaacacaaATTTTAACatcgtgggagcacaactgggatggacagactagcacactgatatcaccctcagggactgagcagctgccttctgcgtcctcatcatctggaggcactactgtgtgtcacccaagtcagacccttgggtcacatgaaccatttttcagttctgatagactatactcattatttctccatcgactctgacaagagccgagttacccagatatccaggctgtggacggcatatttctcatgcagtgaccgcttggagtagctctactgacctctctccatatttgccattctacagctttgagaggaggaaatcaccctgcagcgcctggccctgtccatggctactccaagccatagcactgattcctcacagcctttctcactttggtctttcggtcctggtgggagatgacattattgtcttaatcctgattttgttgggtaacccaaaaggagagactggaagCTGTTGGGTTATatgtagggcttcagagaaatcagggagtgcattaacctcacgcaagggcaggagatacttcccgctggaaggggttatttgtgctattggccacacagccacccaaggcagctggggtaagaatcactcaaccaggttttaggcattggggtgaaatgaatctgcacaaatacagagatttgcagtgtagtgacgtgaccccgtccttttttccttctcatgcacgcagctcaaatacaagctttgtctccaggccccttctggatgtgaaccatcatgcagacaacagaaacagtgtgagttcagcctctcggggcaaactttgtctaacatggggataacgtggggcacaggcccaggtttgaacgcagagaggtggaggtgcggagaagccttttctgttgctgcgccgttgaggtaaacccagattgaattggcttcttttctgcttccctgggttttttggggttttttttttattccccttccacgagtttagcagtttccctttgagcagctaaatctcatttttcagtttctccactttttaaagacatagctgagtcatgcctgacatctcatgatggctgagggaaatgtctcagcctgcaactggaaataggtgaagttgtgaggagataaacgtgttgcttcagacaacaactggtatgaatacagcaaaaatagagagtgaaggtgaatgagcaggaaaaaaaggaaacctgcccagtccatagagctctgcagaagggggctggagctgtacataacatgaggtgatacaagtgggatcacgacttagagaaaatttttcagcaaggctgtgtgagagaggaccagataaacaagagactccacagtgtgcggaagtgatgggaagaaaggtcttgaGGTAAAAGCGTGAGAAACaacgggagagatttgggttgcagagatttgaagtagtcctgtccaggtctgagaggctgagtttcagagacaagggaaaatagagaaactctcaagcatgttttggaattcgtggtactatcactaacaacagagaggacattgctgcaaggcaactcttattcttcatgatgatgcactaaagctcttttatttccttcccaacacttactattacttgtcaaagtagctgtaattttcagtaattagcctctggcacgaagttctcaggacagtggttttgctctcactgctatctctttgtcaccatttaaagatTACGCCTCgtagacagaattgccctgaattcatgcccgctttgtgtattttctccctggttccagtaagaggtggaggatgggaatagggaagttggtccaggccaaggtacagatcccagatttctggaaaggcacaaaggaaggcaaatttttcatgtggtggTGTGACCGGCATccactgctcctgacccctggagtaccctgacacaacaccgtgacctgcatttccagtctgctgagtcctaactgtgcagcagagatcctagaagctctgaactgccttcgtctgccctgcgtttcagcacgtcaaatgaaagtaaccgagtcaaagagttggttttgagcttcttcacagcctaaagcaCCGCATGGGTAAGGAGACtggccaggaaatgtaaataatcaaaggtaggatgagacacctacagagcacaagacaatgccaccctgaattgtcccaggagctgaagaaaccCTCACCTGTAGATGactctcttctcctggggcacactgcaaggcacaggctcatggaagggtttttgggaaaggggttgatgggggatcctctggtccagcctctcaccaaaaggtagggttgtcaatccccaggtcaggttgggtgacattctggggagctgaaaacctccaaagatggagataacagagagtcgatgggtgtcctgctgcagggcaacgtccgcctagtccgtgtttcctaatgctCAGTATAATCTTCATGGAGGATGCTTGCCGCTGTTGTCTCTGCCAAACATCCTGGAGGTGGATTgtctccaccttcctctctcgaggaagatgtcacctgctcttagactgccctgtgcctccccttcagcagactgaagaggcccagttgtctcagcctctccacacagctcatgtgcttcaggcccctaaccccatcctcacagatttcctctggactttctccagtttctccatcctcctttcacaATGGGATCCATATATGGCATCCACCAtaactcccacacccttctccccaggacactcctcagcccgtcgggtcacagcctgtcccagtgcacgggctttgttctgcccccagtgcacaccttgccccctttgccttatgaaacttc
Coding sequences within it:
- the LOC141737315 gene encoding olfactory receptor 14C36-like; this translates as MSNSSSITQFLLLAFADTRELQLLHFGLFLGIYLAALLANGLIITAIACDHRLHTPMYFFLLNLSVLDLGSISTTVPKSMDNSLRNTRAISYAGCAAQVFLFFFFISAEYFLLTIMAYDRYVAICKPLHYGTLLGSRACVHMAAAAWGSGFLNALLHTANTFSLPLCQGNALDQFFCEIPQILKLSCSHSDSLREVGLVVVSVCLAFGCFVFIVLSYVQIFRAVLRIPSEQGRHKAFSMCLPHLAVVSLLVSTAVFAYLKPPSISSHVLDLVMAVLYSVVPPVVNPLIYSMRNQELKDALWKLMTRFGLSL